The genomic region GTGATGACCGCGGCCTGCTCGAAGTCGCGGCGCGCCACGCGGCGCTCGTGGCCCTCGAGGCCCTCCTTGTGCACGACGATGTCGGCGCCCATCTCGTTGAGCGCGTCCGTGAACCCGAAGCGGTTCTCGTACACGGTCTCGTGGATGATCGAGACGCCGGGCGCCTGCGTGAGCGCCACGACGAGCGGCTGCTGCCAGTCCGTCATGAAGCCGGGGTGCACGTCGGTCTCGATGACCACGGGCTTGAGGTCGCCGCCCGGGTGGTAGAACCGGATGCCGTCCTCCTCGATGTCGAACGCGCCGCCGACCTTCCGGAACACGTTGAGGAAGGTCATCATCTCGGCCTGGCGCACGCCGCCGACGAAGATGTCGCCGCCGGTCGCGAGCGCGGCGGACGCCCAGCTCGCGGCCTCGTTGCGGTCGAAGAGCGCACGGTGCGTGTAGCCCTCGAGGCGGTCGACGCCCTCGATGAGGATCACGCGGTTCGGCTCCACGGAGATGATCGCGCCCATCTTCTGCAGGATCGCGATGAGGTCCATGATCTCCGGCTCGATGGCCGCGTTCTTCAGCTCCGTGATGCCCTTCGCGCGCACGCCCGTGAGCAGCACCTGCTCGGTCGCGCCGACGCTCGGGTAGGGCAGCTCCACGTTCGCGCCCTTCAGCCCGTCGGGGGCCGTGAGGCGGATGCCGCTCGGGAGCTTCTCGACGACGGCGCCGAACGCGCGCAGCGCGTCGAGGTGGAAGTCGATGGGGCGGTCGCCGATGCGGCAGCCGCCGAGGTCGGGGATGAACGCCTCGCCGAGCCGGTGCAGCAGCGGGCCGCAGAACAGGATCGGGATCCGCGAGCTGCCCGCGTGCGCGTCGATGTCCGCCATGTGGGCGCTCTCGACGTCCTTCGGGTCGAGGATGAGGTCGCCCTCCTGCTCGCCCTTGCGGAGCGTGACGCCGTGCACCTCGAGGAGGCCGGATACGACGCGGACGTCGCTGATGTCGGGAACCGAGCGCAGGAGGCTGGGGCTCTCGCCGAGGAGCGAGGCGACCATGGCCTTCGTGGCCAGGTTCTTGGCCCCGCGCACCTCGATGCGACCGCGCAGCGGGATGCCGCCGTTGATCACGATGGAGTCGGACAGGAGGCCCACCCGCTCCCCCGCCTTCTTGGCGTCGCTGACTAGTGAGTTCATTCAGTTCTCCAGAGCTGCCGGCCGGGCCGGCAAGGTGCGCGGGCGCCATGCGGCCCGTCGTGATTCGAAGGTGGTGATGGCGTCCTCGTCCCGGAGGGTGAGGGCGATGTCGTCGAGCCCCTCGAGGAGCCGCCACCGAGTGTATTCGTCGATCTCGAACGGGACGGTCAGGCCGGGTGCCGTGGCGATCCGCTCGACGAGGTCGACGGTCAGGTCGAGTCCGGGCTCCGCGTCCATCGCGGCCCACAGCCTCTCGACGTCGTCCTCCGCCACGATCCCCGTGAGGAGGCCCTGCTTCCCGGAGTTGCCTCGGAAGATGTCGCCGAACCTCGGGCTGAGCACGGCCCGGAAGCCGTAGTCGCGCAACGCCCACACGGCGTGCTCGCGGGACGAGCCCGTGCCGAAGTCCGGACCGGCGACGAGGACGGTGGCGCCCTCGTAGACCGGCTGGTTGATGAAGAAGTCGGGATCCTGCCGCCACTGGAAGAACAGCGCGTCCTCGAAGCCCGTCTTGGTGACGCGCTTGAGGAACTGGGCGGGGATGATCTGGTCGGTGTCGACGTTGGACTGCTTGAGCGGCACGGCGGTGCCGGTGACGCGGCTGATGGGCTCCACGGCTCAGGCCCCCTCTCCGACGGCGGCGGCCTGGCGGATGGACGCGGCGTCGACGACGCCGTCCTCCTGCAGGTCCCACGGGCTCGAGAGCGTGCCGCGGATCGCGGTGGCCGCAGCCACGAGCGGCGACACGAGGTGCGTGCGACCGCCCTTGCCCTGGCGGCCCTCGAAGTTGCGGTTGCTCGTGGAGGCGCAGCGCTCGCCCGGCGCGAGCTGGTCGGGGTTCATGCCGAGGCACATGGAGCAGCCGGCGAAGCGCCACTCGGCGCCGAAGTCGGTGAACACCTTGTCGATCCCCTCGGCCTCGGCCTCGAGCCGCACGCGCGCGCTGCCCGGGACGACCATGACGCGGACGCCCTCGGCCTTGGTGCGGCCGCGCACGATCTCGGCGGCGGCGCGCAGGTCCTCCACGCGGCTGTTCGTGCAGGAGCCGATGAACACGGTGTCGACCGCGATCTCCTTCATGGGCGTGCCGGGGGCGAGGTCCATGTAGGCGAGCGCGCGCTCGGCGGCGGCGCGCTCGTTCGGGTCGGCGACGGCCGCGGGATCCGGCACGGGCTCGCTGAGCGAGACGCCCTGGCCGGGGTTCGTGCCCCACGTGACGAACGGCTCGAGGGTGTCCGCGTCGAGGAAGACCTCGGCGTCGAACACGGCGTCGTCGTCGGTCGCGAGCGTGTCCCAGTACGCGACGGCCTCGTCCCAGTCGGCGCCGGTCGGCGCGTGCGGGCGGCCCCGCAGGTAGTCGTACGTGGTCTGGTCGGGGGCGACCATGCCGGCGCGGGCACCCGCCTCGATCGACATGTTGCAGATCGTCATGCGGCCCTCCATGGAGAGCGAGCGGATGGCGCTGCCGCGGTACTCGAGCACGTAGCCCTGCCCGCCGCCGGTGCCGATCTGCGCGATGACCGCGAGGATGATGTCCTTCGCCGTGACGCCGGGGCGCAGCGTGCCCTCGACCGTGACCGCCAT from Clavibacter michiganensis subsp. insidiosus harbors:
- the murA gene encoding UDP-N-acetylglucosamine 1-carboxyvinyltransferase, whose amino-acid sequence is MNSLVSDAKKAGERVGLLSDSIVINGGIPLRGRIEVRGAKNLATKAMVASLLGESPSLLRSVPDISDVRVVSGLLEVHGVTLRKGEQEGDLILDPKDVESAHMADIDAHAGSSRIPILFCGPLLHRLGEAFIPDLGGCRIGDRPIDFHLDALRAFGAVVEKLPSGIRLTAPDGLKGANVELPYPSVGATEQVLLTGVRAKGITELKNAAIEPEIMDLIAILQKMGAIISVEPNRVILIEGVDRLEGYTHRALFDRNEAASWASAALATGGDIFVGGVRQAEMMTFLNVFRKVGGAFDIEEDGIRFYHPGGDLKPVVIETDVHPGFMTDWQQPLVVALTQAPGVSIIHETVYENRFGFTDALNEMGADIVVHKEGLEGHERRVARRDFEQAAVITGPTHLHGADITVPDLRGGFSHLIAALTAEGRSTVSNVGIISRGYEDFIGKLRQLGADFSYEG
- the leuD gene encoding 3-isopropylmalate dehydratase small subunit codes for the protein MEPISRVTGTAVPLKQSNVDTDQIIPAQFLKRVTKTGFEDALFFQWRQDPDFFINQPVYEGATVLVAGPDFGTGSSREHAVWALRDYGFRAVLSPRFGDIFRGNSGKQGLLTGIVAEDDVERLWAAMDAEPGLDLTVDLVERIATAPGLTVPFEIDEYTRWRLLEGLDDIALTLRDEDAITTFESRRAAWRPRTLPARPAALEN
- the leuC gene encoding 3-isopropylmalate dehydratase large subunit, with product MRRAVQPAKTLAEKVWADHLVAEGEDGTPDLLYIDLHLVHEVTSPQAFDGLRLAGRPVRRPDLTIATEDHNTPTVGIDRPIADLTSRTQIHTLRKNAEEFGIRLHSLGDLEQGIVHVVGPQLGLTMPGITVVCGDSHTSTHGAFGAMAFGIGTSEVEHVMATQTLPLQPFKTMAVTVEGTLRPGVTAKDIILAVIAQIGTGGGQGYVLEYRGSAIRSLSMEGRMTICNMSIEAGARAGMVAPDQTTYDYLRGRPHAPTGADWDEAVAYWDTLATDDDAVFDAEVFLDADTLEPFVTWGTNPGQGVSLSEPVPDPAAVADPNERAAAERALAYMDLAPGTPMKEIAVDTVFIGSCTNSRVEDLRAAAEIVRGRTKAEGVRVMVVPGSARVRLEAEAEGIDKVFTDFGAEWRFAGCSMCLGMNPDQLAPGERCASTSNRNFEGRQGKGGRTHLVSPLVAAATAIRGTLSSPWDLQEDGVVDAASIRQAAAVGEGA